The genome window TACAATTTTTTAGGAAACACCGGACTGATGGTGTCTGAACTTTGCTTCGGCACCATGACCTTTGGTGGTAAAGGCTATTGGGAAGCTATTGGCACCATACAACAGGATGGTGTAAACGACCTAATGAAGGTTGTAGTAGATTCTGGCATCAACTTTATTGACACAGCTAACGTTTATTCGTTCGGGGAATCTGAAAAGCTGCTCGGACAGTCAATAAAAGATCTTGGCCTTAACCGCAACGAACTGGTAATTGCTACCAAAGTGCGCGGCCGTATGGGCGAAGGCGTAAACGATATGGGACTTTCGCGCTATCACATTTTTCAATCTGTTGATGACAGCCTGAAACGTTTACAGATGGACCACATCGACATTTTATATGTGCATGGTGTTGACCCCAAAACTGCTGTTGAGGAAACTGTACGTGCGCTTAACGACATTGTGCTTACAGGTAAGGTTCGATACATAGCTATTTGTAACTGGCCGGCCTGGATGGTAATGAAAGCAATTGCTATTGCCGAAAAACATGGCTGGAACAAATTTATTGGCCTGCAGTATTTTTACTCGCTGGCCGCCCGCGATATTGAACGGGAATTGCTGCCATTGGCCGCTGATCAAAACATAGCAGTTATGCCGTGGAGCCCGCTTGCAGGCGGCTTTCTTGGCGGCAAATATGGCCGCAATTCAGAGAAAGCCGAAGGCAGCCGACGGGATACTTTTGACTTCCCTCCAATTAATAAAAATAAAACCTACGATATTATTGATGAGGCGACAGCCATTGGCAAGCAACACAATGTTTCGATCGCCGAAGTTGCATTGGCCTGGGTTCGTCAGCAAAAAGGGGTTACCAGTACCATCATCGGCGCCAAAAACGTCGATCAGCTCAATGCAAACGTCAAATCAACCCAGCTAACACTATCTGCAGATGACCTTACCAAACTTGATGAGGTAAGCGCGTTAGCAAAAGAGTACCCTGAATGGATGGTTGAAAGGCAGTCGGCCGACAGGCTGCTTAAATCTTAGTGCTGTATCTGAAGTCCTTTGTAACGCCAAACTCAGGACTTCAGCTTACAGGCTTTTCAATACATTAACGGTATATTCCACTTGTTCCGGGTGTACGTCGAGATGTAATACAAAACGGATGCGGTGTTTATCGGTTGACAAGGCTTTTATGCCTTTTTCTTCCAGCTTTTGCAGAATCACGCTGGCCGGTTCAACCGTATCAAACAACACTATATTTGTTTCCTGTGGTAATACATTGGCTACCCAACCGCAATTGGCAAGTTCCTCTGCCAGGATCTGCGCATGGGAATGATCAATTTTCAATCGCTCAACATGATGGTCGAGCGCGTAAATACCAGCCGCTGCCAGGAAACCGGCCTGGCGCATACCTCCGCCAAAAACTTTCCTGATTCTGCGGGCGTATTTAATAGTAACCTTATCGGCCAAAAATACTGAACCAACCGGGGCACCCAATCCCTTTGACAGGCACACGGAGATTCCGTCAAAATATTTGCCATAATCAATTGCACTATCGCCCGTATGTGCCAATGCATTAAAAATGCGGGCACCATCCAGATGTAGCTTTAGTCCCTTGCTTTCACAAAGCTCAGCTATTGGCTTTATTTGTTCAAGTGCGTAGCAACTGCCCCCGCCCTTATTCACCGTATTTTCAAGCACAACAAGGCTGCTGTGCGGGTAATGGATATTCTCCGCGTTGATCTCAGGTTCAATCATTTCGGCAGTAATAATGCCGCGGTAACCGTTCAATAAGCGTGTTGACACTCTTGAATTAAAAGCAATGCCCCCACCTTCGTACCTGTACACGTGCGCGGTTTGATCCGCAATTAGTTCATCAAGCGGCTGGGTGAAGCATTTTATGGCGATTTGGTTGGTCATGGTGCCTGAAGGACAAAAGATCCCGGCTTCCATACCGAACATATCAGCAGCTTTTGCTTCCAGTGTGTTTACGGTTTCATCCTCACCAAATACGTCATCACCTATTTTGGCATTAAACATCGCCTCCAGCATTCCCGGAGTAGGTTTGGTAACAGTATCGCTTCTTAGATCAACAATCATATTAAATGTTATAAAAATGCGTTATTTGTGTTTTAATTATTATGCGCTCAATTTTAATCATTTTATTTTTGATGCTGACAATTATATCAGCAAAATCACAGTCAGCTAAATGGCAGCCCGGTCGTTTCACGGATATTAAAGGAAATACCGAAGCCGGCTTTATCCGGGTTAACCCATCTGCCAAAGGTCCCATTAAAGGCGAGGGCTTCATTGAGTTTAGGGAGAATGACAAGACAAACCCCTTTAAGCTAAGTGCAAGCGACCTGAAATCATTTGTAACCGGCAGGGACAGCTTTGTTGTTGCACACGCACCGGGAAACGAAGCCTGGACAAAAAATGAATTTGATTTTGTTAAGGTAGTAATTAATGATGAGATTAAACTTTATATGAGCCGTGGAGGTAAAGGTAGAAAAGGCGGTATCGGCGGATCGGGTATTGGCTTTGAACCCGGAATAGGCATTGGCACAGGCGGCTATGGAAGCGGCGTAAGCGGAGGGCTATCCATCCCTATTGGCGGCGGAGGCTATGGCGGAAATGAAAAGACCATTTACTATTATGGTGCCAACACCGCCGAAATGAAGCGGCTAACCAACGAAAATTTTGAGGATGTAATGACTGATAT of Mucilaginibacter xinganensis contains these proteins:
- a CDS encoding threonine aldolase family protein, with the protein product MIVDLRSDTVTKPTPGMLEAMFNAKIGDDVFGEDETVNTLEAKAADMFGMEAGIFCPSGTMTNQIAIKCFTQPLDELIADQTAHVYRYEGGGIAFNSRVSTRLLNGYRGIITAEMIEPEINAENIHYPHSSLVVLENTVNKGGGSCYALEQIKPIAELCESKGLKLHLDGARIFNALAHTGDSAIDYGKYFDGISVCLSKGLGAPVGSVFLADKVTIKYARRIRKVFGGGMRQAGFLAAAGIYALDHHVERLKIDHSHAQILAEELANCGWVANVLPQETNIVLFDTVEPASVILQKLEEKGIKALSTDKHRIRFVLHLDVHPEQVEYTVNVLKSL
- a CDS encoding aldo/keto reductase, which produces MKYNFLGNTGLMVSELCFGTMTFGGKGYWEAIGTIQQDGVNDLMKVVVDSGINFIDTANVYSFGESEKLLGQSIKDLGLNRNELVIATKVRGRMGEGVNDMGLSRYHIFQSVDDSLKRLQMDHIDILYVHGVDPKTAVEETVRALNDIVLTGKVRYIAICNWPAWMVMKAIAIAEKHGWNKFIGLQYFYSLAARDIERELLPLAADQNIAVMPWSPLAGGFLGGKYGRNSEKAEGSRRDTFDFPPINKNKTYDIIDEATAIGKQHNVSIAEVALAWVRQQKGVTSTIIGAKNVDQLNANVKSTQLTLSADDLTKLDEVSALAKEYPEWMVERQSADRLLKS